TTATCTGTAAGCTCCCCATATACCTTTTAGCCACTTAATTACCCCTTAATGGATATTTGTAGTTCTGCAGAGACCTTTGTGCTGGAAGAAGCAACCCAAGCTGACCACCAGTACTGGAGAGGTAAATTTACTATAGAGTTACAGAAAAAGGCCATTATAATTCTTCTGCATAACTTTCTATCCCTGTTAAATATGACCAGCCAGCCTATTAGATTCATCTGAACATCAATCGGATGCTGAGCAGACATCTTCATTTTATCATTGCTTGTgattcttccctcctgcaaccacacacacattaaaataatttttcacaaGCAGTTTAACCATAGGGAACAATTAATCAACTGAAAAGATAAACAGTGTCTAGGCAGTATCACATAGTCTTAAATCTAAAGGAGGTGTTGATTTCCTTTTATCACTAACTGATAAGAAAAATCAAGTGACAATGATCTGCTAGCCGTTTCCCCGTCTCCTCCATGTCTGAGACAATATGGTTTATTCAATtagatgttctttaaaaaaataagctataaaaaaggtttaaaaaaaagtgaaatatgaCTTTAAATACCCAAGGCTCTAGTCCTTCAGTGAGCCTTGACTGGGCAGAACCCTGCACCTACCAAAGTAACAGCTCTAGTAACAGCACACAGGACCACAGACAAACTGTACCTTCCACTGGACATTCAAATGGTTTTGTGCCTAGGTGAGTTATACTATGGCCTTTCAAGTGTTCTGCTCTTGTGAAGGATTTCCCACAGCCTTCTACTGGACATGTAAACCTCCTGTCGTCTTCATGTTTCCTACAAAATAGGAAGGATTACTATTCCCAAACTTAAGTTCACCAGATGCTCATTTCTAGCATCAATTACAACCACTCTGATTTTAAAACTCACTCTTAAAACAATTATCTGCATTAGAACACGTTTAGCCAATGCAAAGAACTGACAAGTAAGCCATGTGttggattttggttttgttttgtttttaagcataacttttttttttttttttttaccttttatgtCTTAGTAGCTTGGACATGCTGGTGAAAGACCAACCACAACCTTCAgaatcacagattttttttttttttttttttaccttttatgtCTTAGTAGCTTGGACATGCTGGTGAAAGACCAACCACAACCTTCAGAATCACAGATAAAAGGCCTTTcacctaaaaaaacaaaaacaaacaaacaaacaacatttaaTCATATAGTAACGAAAATACATGCTGATATTGTGAAGTCTCAAAAAAGTTTAAGggatatctacactacaaacccatcctcccctccccctgcagcaatGAGTCtctgagcctgggtcaactgactcaggatCATACTGtaggggctaaaaatagcagtgcagacattcccactccggctggagcctgggctcggAGACCCTCCCCAGGTTTCGCTGCAAAGTGGGAATGTCcgcatggctatttttagccctgtagtgcGAGCCCAAGGCAGCTGATTTGGACTCAGACTCACTGCAATGTTTTTCCCCCCCTGTGGAGACATACcctcaattattttaaaaagttaaaatgatattttagtttcttttacAGTTATCAAACAAGTTTCCTTATCTACTAGCCATGTCCTGGAGTGGATCTGCATGGGCAGACCCTTAAGTTCCCATGGAACCCGAAGGATCTATGTAGCTGGATCTATTCACCCGCATGGATGCCAACTGTAGGAGATGGCCCTATATTAATTTGGacaaccagattttttttaaacccagtttgcTTTTCACTGTTTATGTAACAGTTTGTGAGAATTTGTTTTTCCCCCCGTTTCTCTCAGTTATATTTTGCTGTCCAAACTAACAGGCAGTCCACTTGAAAAAAGTCAATAAAATCCACTTTTCCCTGAAGATGTTTTACCAACCATTGTTGTAAACACTCCAAATTACTAAAATATTTCTCTACTCTTGAAGTTTGTTCTACACAAGTGACAGCACTTGGTCTACAGTCAATTGCCTTCTGTTTCCATAATCTTTCACACGGtaacagagagggaaaaaaattgtaaaagacGATAAAGAGTGACTGTAAAGCCACAAAAAATGTCAGAAGGACAGAAGAAAAGGTATAGAACCACTTTTAatttaagtttctttttaaattgacaaGATGAAGTTGACTGTCACTTATAAGTCACAGACAGTAGTTCAGAGTCATTTTCAGGTTCTCACTCTTCCAACTCTTGGTCACAAACATTTAAGGGGTGTTTCtattaacattttatcaaaatctTATTGGCATTAGGTTTGTAAAGACTGTTTTTATAAATAGCTAAAGCTTGAGGCTGCATTTGACCCAATATCGCTTTATATATTCAACTATCCCAATTTATGAACTACCCTGCTGAATACCTGTGTGACTTCTCATGTGGATTTTCAGTCGGCAGGCTTTGTCATACTGCTTGCTACAaccagggaaagagcaggagaACTGTTCTTGCTCTCTGAAGTGGGCTCGATTATGAGAAAATAATGCACTCACTGTGATAAAGGTTCTCTCACAGCCTAAGGAAGGAGTGGAACATCATCAGCTTAGTGGGACACACAAAATAGGCAAATTAaactctataccagtggttctcaaacttttgtattggtgacctctttcacacagtaagcctgtgagtgtgactcccccctttataaattaagaacccttgttttaaaattaaaacacacatttaacactattataaatgctggaggcaaagtggggcttgcAGGTGGATGCTGACAGCCTGTGACCCTTTCAGGGGTCACTcacaacctccagtttgagaacccctgctctatatcaTACTTCAGGGTTTGCAACTATGGGTTGAAACTGAATATCCACCTAGATATGGCATGTTTTGGGCACAGAGAAAAGCAGAACTAGTGCAATTTAAGCTGGCGGACTTATACACATCAGATTAGAAGACAGCAGTGAGGACAGTGCTCACAGATTAAAAAGTTGTTCTACTATTGTACATTGATCAAAGAACTATGTAAGTCTAATGGAGACATGCTGAGTGGTAtctttttcctttctgctgtTATTCAATCAGCAAACTCTGAGGGACCTCTGGCGGATAAGGGACAGAAGATGGAGATCAAAAGATTCCAACTGTCCGTCCCAGACATCAGGGTAAAATAGAAGTCTGGTAGCACAAACTAGAGATGATCAACAGGCAAGATAAGCATTGTATCAAACCTACAAAACAGTCTAAAGAAGGGACTCCAGGTTAGCCACCCTTGCATATAAATATACCATCTGACCCCAAAGAAACACTGCTGCATGGTAGTGCTCAAGTAAGTACCTCACCTACATTTAATCATCAAAAATATCTAGGATTTAGATTATTTGAAAAGATTGCTTTGCAGGCTGTGAGGATATTGATTTGTTCATGACAGGGCTAGAAACAGAACCTCCTTCAATCCCCAATGGATGAGACACATTCATATATTATTTGAAGTTACCAGAATAGACCATAGGATACACCTCTTAGGAGATCCGAACAAGATCAGGACTGCTTGATGTTTAATTAGGGAGCCATGTGACAGGACTGATTCATGAACAATTCTAGGGGTCTAAAAGGGGACGTCTGCCTCTTGGGTCAGAACTGTAACACCCTCGCCCCCCAGCAAGGCAGTTGCTCTATGAAGTCTCCCCACACAAACCAGCTCTCCTCCCTGTTCCAAAGAGGCAGGTGACTCCCAGTGGTCCCATAAATGCTGTAATTCATTCCTCGCCCCACTTCTCCCAGGCAGGCTCCCTAGTAGCTCTCACAAGTCCCATGATCATAGATGGGGCTGGGGCGTCCCCAGACCAGTCTCCCCGGGGAGGGTCGCCGATCTGGGCGTGGGACTGTGCCAGTGAGTAGGCACTAAGCGCACCCCCATCCCCAGTAAGGTCCGAAAGGAAGGGCGAGGCTGAGGCCAGCCAGAGATGAGGATTACCGGGGAACTCGCAGCGGTAGGGCCGGTCGGGCTCCAGGTGGCTCCGCCGCTGGTGCGCTCCGAGACGCGCGGCGCTGGGGAAGCGCTGTCCGCAGGCCTCGCACTTGTGCGCCGCCTCCTGCTCGTGCGCCCGGCCGTGCGCCCGCAGGTTATAGACCGTGGTGAAGCGCTTGGTGCAGCCGGGCGCGGCGCAGGCGAAGGGCCGCAGCTTGTCGTGCGAGTGCAGGTGGCGCCGCAACTTGTAGGCGGTGGCGAAGGACCAGGCGCAGCCGGGCACTGGGCAGCCGAAGGGCCGCGCCGCccgcccgccgccgccgccggcCCGGCCCCCCCCCGTGAGCCGCCTGCCGGTGCAGCCGCACCTGCTGCTTGCGGGAGAAGGTCTCGGTGCAGCGGGGCTCGGGGCAGTGAGTAGACCAGCAGCGCCCGGAACCCCCCGGGCCGGGCCCGGCACCTCCCCGCCCGCCGCTCCCCTCCGCAGCTGGGGGGCTCGGCCGGCTAGCAGCGGCGATGGGGCTTGGGGGCGGCCCGCTCCGGCGCGGCCCCGGCGGAGGCAGCGGCCCCGGCTCGGCGGCGCCCGGCCCAGGGTCAGGCCCCGTTCTCGATCCGCACCTGCAGGCTCTGGTTGTTGATGGTGATGGTGCCGGCGAAGGCGCTGGGGCCCGAGCCTGCCTGGCCCGCGCCCTCCGCCACATCCACTCCCGGCCGGCGGCGGCGCAGCCGCGCCCGGACCCGGCGGGGGAGGTAACAGCGGCGGCGCGGCGGGGGCCGGCCCGGGAGCCCCCTCTTGCTCGCCGCCGGGAGGCTCGGTGCGGCGCTCTCCCCGCCGCCCGGCCCGGCCCTCGGCTCCGCCGCGCCCCGCAACCAGGTTGAAGACGAAGCAGGAGGCCCGTGGCTGTGGGGACGGGCGCCGGGGGGGGCTCGGGGGCGGCTGGGGCCGAGCTCCTTGTCCTTCCTCCAAGCAGATCACTAGGGAAGGCTCAACATCGTACAGGCCCAGAGGGCGGCGCGCCGGCCGCCCCCCGTCCCACTCTGGAGGGGGGGCCGGCGGCTCACGGGTCCCGATGGACCAGAGCGGACCGGCGGGCGCGGCGCTCGATGCTGCAGCGCCGCCGCCATGTTGGGTGTCGGGCCGGGCCGCCTCCACCGCGGGCAGCCCCTGCGTTTCCATCTTGGGGGTCCCTGTAGCAGCGGCTGAAACCGGAGCCGCGGGGCGGGGCCGATCCGGGCGGGAGGCGGCGGAAACCCGGAACAGAGAATCCAGAGAGGAGCCGGGCGGGGCGCGGGGGAAAACGCGGCGCCTGGATTCCGCTCACGTTACGGAAGGGAGGAAGAGCTCCCTGGAGCGCTGGGGCTGGAGCGGAGCCCGGGCCGGGGGCATGGAGTGCAGGGTCCGCAGCAAAACCCCACGGCTGGCGGCTTGTCCCTATTGCCACCCCTGCCTTGTCACCAGTCCCAAACAGGGCCGCCGAGCAGGATCGCCCacaggattcaggggcctggggccagggccggctttaggaagtgcggggcccaattcgaatacccggcagtggtccgggtctttggcagctactgaaggacccgccaccgaagtgctgccaaagacccggaccgctgctggtgagtaaaaactaaaaaattaggcactcttctttagggcgcggggcccaatttggAGGAAttgggggaatcggcctaaagccagccctgcctggggcaaagtgggggagctgcagcgcttgtactcacccggcagcggtccaggtcttcagcagcatttcggcggcagggggctcTTCAGTTGCTCTGTGTCTTCCACAGCACTGaaggctccccccagccccccgctgccgaaatgccgccgaaggccCGGACTGCTGCCAgaccagggctcgcggggccccgagagcgggttcgggccctggtgaaaaacattttttgggcccccccagcaagggcgaa
This genomic window from Chelonoidis abingdonii isolate Lonesome George chromosome 17, CheloAbing_2.0, whole genome shotgun sequence contains:
- the ZXDC gene encoding LOW QUALITY PROTEIN: zinc finger protein ZXDC (The sequence of the model RefSeq protein was modified relative to this genomic sequence to represent the inferred CDS: inserted 4 bases in 2 codons; deleted 1 base in 1 codon) is translated as METQGLPAVEAARPDTQHGGGAAASSAAPAGPLWSIGTREPPAPPPEWDGGRPARRPLGLYDVEPSLVICLEEGQGARPQPPPSPPRRPSPQPRASCFVFNLVAGRGGAEGRAGRRGERRTEPPGGEQEGAPGPAPAAPPLLPPPPGPGAAAPPPAXGVDVAEGAGQAGSGPSAFAGTITINNQSLQVRIENGAXDPGPGAAEPGPLPPPGPRRSGPPPSPIAAASRPSPPAAEGSGGRGGAGPGPGGSGRCWSTHCPEPRCTETFSRKQQVRLHRQAAHGGGPGGGGGGRAARPFGCPVPGCAWSFATAYKLRRHLHSHDKLRPFACAAPGCTKRFTTVYNLRAHGRAHEQEAAHKCEACGQRFPSAARLGAHQRRSHLEPDRPYRCEFPGCERTFITVSALFSHNRAHFREQEQFSCSFPGCSKQYDKACRLKIHMRSHTGERPFICDSEGCGWSFTSMSKLLRHKRKHEDDRRFTCPVEGCGKSFTRAEHLKGHSITHLGTKPFECPVEGCCAKFSARSSLYIHSKKHLQDVDSSKTRCPVSSCNKLFTSKHSMKSHMVKQHNFSPDLLTQLEATSSLTPSSELTSPGQNDLSNIDLVSLFSNVSGNNSGIATDMALVNSGIVTIDVASVGSTLAGNLSVNSNSLGQTVDPLILVASSDIPHSLDSSLLMGTTATVLQQSTSNLDDVQTVNAEALGSLASLSVKNSSQDLHGLTSSNNLTIDTTTLTPSSSLGGSNGPELLTPTKAERNLLPSSDVVGQQEGSKVVTQFVFSNPPGSYSAQKEMDLGTVTCSSFLESGGSARTDYRAIQLAKKRKQKGNGSSTAASNSGQRKGKGGKVSPTSFSSTSHGNRLCGNIVLPNGGLTIRDPATGAQYVQIQLLQDDPPGEGDLPFQLSSQSSSSHSQLTVDLPVHILQEPHNSTEDDAGSDNSQFTGSTINLQDLE